In Longimicrobiaceae bacterium, a genomic segment contains:
- a CDS encoding sigma-70 family RNA polymerase sigma factor: MLDRQKNEALFLEHLDWIEKVAARLCRHKGVPESDAEDFAAWIKIELIKDDYAVIGNYRGESLLRTYLTTVITRRFHDYWRGRLGRWRPSAMAARMGPPAPELEALVHRDGYTLSQAAEKLRTGGRTTLSDAQLARLLASLPARPPMRVVEVTSDVALDVAPDRSGADGGLAAAEAGERRDEINEALRRAMDRLEPEDQMIVRMHLVDGYTLADVARALRLEQKPLYRRVERLLKQLREYLENGGVRGEDVRDMLGDEEDR; the protein is encoded by the coding sequence ATGCTTGACCGTCAGAAAAATGAGGCTCTCTTTCTGGAGCACCTCGATTGGATCGAGAAGGTCGCCGCCAGGCTCTGCCGCCACAAAGGCGTGCCGGAAAGCGACGCGGAGGACTTCGCGGCCTGGATCAAGATCGAGCTGATTAAGGACGACTACGCCGTCATCGGCAACTACCGCGGTGAGAGCCTGCTGAGGACGTACCTCACCACCGTGATCACACGGCGGTTCCACGACTACTGGCGCGGGCGGCTGGGGCGGTGGCGCCCCTCGGCGATGGCGGCGCGCATGGGGCCGCCGGCGCCGGAGCTGGAGGCGCTCGTTCACCGCGACGGGTACACCCTGTCACAGGCGGCCGAGAAGCTGCGCACCGGCGGTCGCACCACCCTGTCCGACGCCCAGCTCGCCCGCCTGCTGGCATCCCTGCCCGCCCGGCCGCCCATGCGGGTCGTGGAGGTGACGTCGGACGTCGCTCTCGACGTAGCGCCTGACCGGTCCGGGGCCGACGGGGGGCTCGCCGCGGCGGAGGCGGGGGAACGGCGGGATGAGATCAACGAGGCACTGCGCCGCGCCATGGACCGGCTGGAGCCCGAGGACCAGATGATCGTGCGGATGCATCTGGTGGACGGCTACACGCTCGCCGACGTGGCCCGCGCGCTGCGCCTGGAACAGAAGCCGCTCTACCGGCGGGTGGAGCGGCTGCTCAAGCAGCTCCGCGAATATCTGGAGAACGGCGGAGTGCGCGGCGAAGACGTGCGCGACATGCTGGGGGATGAAGAGGATCGATGA
- a CDS encoding caspase family protein: MSRAASIHIGVNQPCERSPGQRLRHSEDTAWKMAGLAQQAGYRSITVLQGAEATRQAVHDALARAATTLASGDTLLVSFSGHGTRRRDLMVDKDERDDCDEAWCLSDSVLVDDQVVGYWRLFDAGVRIVAVTESCYGGGMGRDWDRPVPQGSATAALGSPGIVYRGSPPGEVAPADPWAPCIAAAPRHADGIGASLLLLSACGEHQVARDGLFSKHLLDIWSDGAFGGSYCELYRQVHQRVATQACGQQPRISMFGAPDHRFSIEPAFHVHPWAAGRTTVYR; the protein is encoded by the coding sequence ATGTCTCGTGCCGCATCCATCCACATCGGCGTCAACCAGCCGTGCGAACGGTCGCCCGGCCAGCGGCTGCGGCACAGCGAGGACACGGCCTGGAAGATGGCGGGGCTGGCGCAGCAGGCCGGCTACCGCTCCATAACCGTGCTCCAGGGTGCCGAAGCCACCCGCCAGGCCGTTCACGACGCCCTCGCCCGCGCCGCGACGACGCTGGCGAGCGGCGACACCCTGTTGGTCTCCTTCTCCGGCCACGGCACCCGCCGGCGGGACCTGATGGTGGACAAGGACGAGCGGGACGACTGCGACGAGGCGTGGTGCCTCTCCGATTCCGTGCTCGTGGACGACCAGGTGGTGGGATACTGGCGGCTGTTCGACGCAGGCGTCCGCATCGTGGCGGTGACGGAGAGCTGCTACGGCGGGGGGATGGGCCGCGACTGGGACCGCCCGGTGCCCCAAGGGAGCGCGACGGCGGCGCTGGGCAGCCCCGGCATTGTCTACCGCGGCTCGCCGCCTGGCGAGGTGGCGCCAGCGGACCCGTGGGCGCCCTGCATCGCCGCGGCGCCGCGGCATGCGGACGGGATCGGCGCCAGCCTGCTGCTTCTCTCCGCCTGCGGGGAGCACCAGGTTGCACGCGACGGGCTGTTCTCCAAGCACCTGCTGGACATCTGGAGCGACGGCGCGTTCGGCGGGAGCTACTGCGAGCTGTACCGGCAGGTGCACCAGCGCGTGGCGACGCAGGCGTGCGGGCAGCAGCCTCGCATCTCGATGTTCGGCGCACCGGATCACCGGTTCTCCATCGAGCCCGCCTTCCATGTGCATCCGTGGGCCGCCGGTCGCACGACCGTATACCGCTGA